From the genome of Bacteroidota bacterium:
TACGTCCGTGGCTTCAGCAAAACTTCCGTCTTCGATCTTCGGTCTTCTGGCTGTAATGCATAATGAAAGATTTTTGGAATAAATATAAAAAGAATAAACTCGCAGTCTTTGGATTGGGATGGATTGTATTATGTATTTTAATTTCTGTATTTGCGTATATAATAGCTCCCGATAATTCTGCAAATGGTAATGATATACAGTTGTTGATAGCCTTGCAGAAGCCCGGTTTTAAAGTGGACGGGGTATTACTTAAAAAAGAAAAACCCATTGCTCAAAATCTATTTGCTATATTATTGAACGGAAAAGAGCAAGAGTTTGAATTTAAGCCCATGAAAAAATATCAACTCAACGAAAATAATAAAAAACTTGAGTATGCCGAGTATACGACCACTGACGATACCACCCATATATATCATACAGTTGCCTTCGACAAATTATATAATATAACCGAACCAATAAAAACCAATTATTATATATTGGGAACAGACAGATTTGGACGAGACTTACTAAGCCGACTTCTTATTGGTGCAAGGGTTTCATTGTCGGTTGGTTTTATTGCAGTTTCTATTTCATTATTGCTTGGCTTGGTATTGGGATTACTTGCAGGTTATTATAGAGGCTCCACCGATTATATAATAAGTTGGTTGATCAATGTGATTTGGTCGTTGCCCACTTTGCTAATTGTAGTATCTATTACATTGGCATTAGGCAAAGGTTTTTGGCAAGTATTTGTAGCAGTAGGATTAACCATGTGGGTAGAGGTAGCAAGGGTTGTCCGTGGGCAAGTATTTAGCATACGTGAAAAAGAATATATTGAAGCAGCTCGCACAATTGGAGCCAGCAATACCCGCATCATATTCAAACATATATTGCCCAATGTAACCGGACCCTTGGTAGTAATATGTGCAGCAAATTTTGCTACCGCTATATTATTAGAAGCAGGTCTCAGTTTTCTGGGATTGGGTGTTCAACCACCAGAACCATCATGGGGAATGATGATTAAAGAACATTATAATTATGTGGTAATGGATCATGCTTATTTGGCAATGGTACCAGGACTAGCTATCATGTTTTTAGTAATGGCATTTAATTATGTGGGAATGGGCTTGCGAGATGTGTGGGATGTGAAAGGGTGAATAAATTTACCTTCATTCAACGACAGATATTATATATTAGCTACTCAATAGAGTAGTCCCGGCGAGAATCGAACTCACATCAAAAGTTTAGGAAACTTCTATTCTATCCATTGAACTACGGGACCAAGAACTGACTGCAAATATCGGTTAATTATGATAGTACACAAATCATTTGTTTGTTGATTTTGCCAATTCGAGGTAATCTTCCAAAATCTGTGTTCCTTCGTCCATTATCAAATCATATTTGCCAGCATCGCTAATTTCTTCTTCACCATTTTTTGTTTTTTCAACCTTTGCACTTTTATCGAGTTTGCGTTTGGCATTCCTCACATTTTCTTTTTCTTTACGCTTATCTACTTGGGCTTGTGCGGCAGTTAGTAGCAAGGGTAGAAGTTTTTCTTCTTTCTGTTTTTCTTTTTCTTCATAGTCTTCCTCCAAGTATAAGAATTCAGTATTATTGTCCATCCGTTTTTGATGGTCGTCTAATAAAGAGGTTTTAAATTTATCAAGGTCGGTGTACTGCACAAACTGTGACGGAGGAATTTCATCATACGGCAACGCATAAGGATCGGCACTTTCGCCAAACAAGGTTGAGTCTATTAAAGAAGGAAATTGTACATCGGGTATTACACCTCGGTGCTGTGTGCTGCCACCGGTAATTCTATAAAACTTGGCAATGGTGGGTTTTATTTCTCCCATTTTAGGGCCGGCCACATTGCTCTCACTGAACTGATTCATGTCCAATAGGTTTTGCACTGTTCCTTTGCCATAAGTACGCTCACCTACTATCAAAGCCCTATGATAATCTTGCAATGCAGCAGCAAAAATTTCTGATGCAGAAGCACTGCCACGATTTACTAGCACAGTCATGGGGCCTGCATAATTTAGATTGGTATCTCGGTCTTCATCAACTTCTATTTGTCCATAAAGGTTTTTTACTTGCACCACTGGCCCTTTCCTTATAAATAATCCGGATAAGGTTATCGCTTCTTGTAAAGAACCTCCAGTATTATTACGCAAATCGAAAACGAGTGCTTGTATTTTCTCACCCTTCAAAGAGTCCAATAATTTTTTTACATCGGCAGTAGTTCCTTGATAGAATACGGGCAAATTAATGACGCCAATTTTGTAATCTTTTTTACCCCGTTTCAAATTTTTTATCTCACATTTTGCACGTTGTTCTTCCAGTCTAATAATATCTCTTTTAATTTCAATGGTTTTTCTTGGATCAGTTGGACCAGCGGTTTTGGGTATAATTTGCAGTTTTACCCAAGTATCTTTTTCTCCTCTTATAAGAGCAACCACATCATCCAGTCGCCACCCCACTACATCAACCAATTCTCCTTCTTTGCCTTGCCCTACACCCACAATCTTGTCACCATCAAAAATAGCTTTACTTCTATCGGCAGGGCCACCCTTCACTAGTTCGCGTACTTTGGTATATTCTCCATCGAGTGTGAGTGTGGCTCCAATGCCTTTAAGCTGCTGCGACATGTTTACATGAAAGTCTTCTGCAACACGGGGCGAAAAATAATCTGTATGCGGATCCACACAACCCGTAAAGGCATTCATAAAGGAAGAAAAGGCATCCTCGCTTTTTATTTTCGACATTTGCGTACGAAAATTATTATATCGTTTCAACAAAGTTTCATTTATTTCCGAACCATTTTTGCCAGACAATTTCATTAGTAGTGCTTCATATTTTACTTTCTTAGTCCACCAAATATTCTGTTCCGCTTCGTCCTCGAACCAAGGCAACTTTTCTCTATCGAATTGAAAATAATCTTCCTTGCTAAAACTAAAAGTGTCTTTAAGCAAGTTCTTAACAAAATCGACCCTACTAGCTATTCTAATTAAGTGCGTATTATATATATAAAAACCCGCTTCGCTATTGCCCGACAACAGTTCATCATCCAGTTGGGTCTTATATTTATCAAAAGATTTGATATCAGAAAGCAGAAAATATTGCCTCCCATCATCCAGTGTTTGCAAATATTTTTCATATACTTTTAGAGAATAATTATCATCTATCACAATCCTATTATAATGATTATGTGACAGGACATCCGCTATAATCATTTCGGTACGCCCATGTTGCGGCTCGGGATATAATTTTTTAGGGAATACACTACTTGTATCACCTGCAAATCCAAATTGTGTAAATCCAATAAACAGGACTAATAGTTTTATTTTTTGCATATCGTGTCAGGGTTCAAATATGAGACCAAAACAAAAACCCCAACCATATTTACGGCATGGTTGGGGTTTTTGTTTCATTAATAGTATTATTATAATTTAATAAATTTCTTTACTTCCTGTCGCCCACTCTGTTTGAGGAAGACCAAATAGGTTCCAGCTTTTAAATCAGAAATATTGATGGGTATGTTTTGGTTGCCGTTTGCTATACTATATAGCTCCGTATTGAATACTTGCTTGCCGCTTAAATCGACCACTGAAATAAATACATTGGAAGTTTTTTGCAGACTAAAGCTAAGGTTAATATTATCAGAAGCAGGATTAGGATATACACTCAGATTTGCTGTGTTTTCCGTTGTTTGCGGCTCGGCAATACTAGTTACTTGGCTATTGCTCATAAAGAAACCACGACCATGAGTACCTATATAAAATGTAGGGCCCATCCAGGGACGGTCTTCATATTGTTTGATACTAAACACTGGAATACGTTCCATTCCTGTATTGGCTTCTACCCATGTTTGTC
Proteins encoded in this window:
- a CDS encoding ABC transporter permease translates to MKDFWNKYKKNKLAVFGLGWIVLCILISVFAYIIAPDNSANGNDIQLLIALQKPGFKVDGVLLKKEKPIAQNLFAILLNGKEQEFEFKPMKKYQLNENNKKLEYAEYTTTDDTTHIYHTVAFDKLYNITEPIKTNYYILGTDRFGRDLLSRLLIGARVSLSVGFIAVSISLLLGLVLGLLAGYYRGSTDYIISWLINVIWSLPTLLIVVSITLALGKGFWQVFVAVGLTMWVEVARVVRGQVFSIREKEYIEAARTIGASNTRIIFKHILPNVTGPLVVICAANFATAILLEAGLSFLGLGVQPPEPSWGMMIKEHYNYVVMDHAYLAMVPGLAIMFLVMAFNYVGMGLRDVWDVKG
- a CDS encoding carboxy terminal-processing peptidase — encoded protein: MQKIKLLVLFIGFTQFGFAGDTSSVFPKKLYPEPQHGRTEMIIADVLSHNHYNRIVIDDNYSLKVYEKYLQTLDDGRQYFLLSDIKSFDKYKTQLDDELLSGNSEAGFYIYNTHLIRIASRVDFVKNLLKDTFSFSKEDYFQFDREKLPWFEDEAEQNIWWTKKVKYEALLMKLSGKNGSEINETLLKRYNNFRTQMSKIKSEDAFSSFMNAFTGCVDPHTDYFSPRVAEDFHVNMSQQLKGIGATLTLDGEYTKVRELVKGGPADRSKAIFDGDKIVGVGQGKEGELVDVVGWRLDDVVALIRGEKDTWVKLQIIPKTAGPTDPRKTIEIKRDIIRLEEQRAKCEIKNLKRGKKDYKIGVINLPVFYQGTTADVKKLLDSLKGEKIQALVFDLRNNTGGSLQEAITLSGLFIRKGPVVQVKNLYGQIEVDEDRDTNLNYAGPMTVLVNRGSASASEIFAAALQDYHRALIVGERTYGKGTVQNLLDMNQFSESNVAGPKMGEIKPTIAKFYRITGGSTQHRGVIPDVQFPSLIDSTLFGESADPYALPYDEIPPSQFVQYTDLDKFKTSLLDDHQKRMDNNTEFLYLEEDYEEKEKQKEEKLLPLLLTAAQAQVDKRKEKENVRNAKRKLDKSAKVEKTKNGEEEISDAGKYDLIMDEGTQILEDYLELAKSTNK